In one window of Enoplosus armatus isolate fEnoArm2 chromosome 7, fEnoArm2.hap1, whole genome shotgun sequence DNA:
- the npl gene encoding N-acetylneuraminate lyase has protein sequence MSDMAPAVNKKLTGLVAATFTPFTTEGEINLSEIGPYIDYLTEKQGVNSIFVNGTTGESMSLSVAERKILAKEWCQKAKGKMNQVVVHVGCMSLKDSQELARHAAQVGADGIAVIAPSFFKPSTAGVLRSFLQEVASVASTLPFYYYHIPAVTGVEVLVRDVLEDIEKLIPSFGGVKFSGSDLMDFGLCVSYSRPHWSVVYGMDEQLLAALAMGAHGAVGSTYNYVGCHVNKLISAFEKGDLIQARTIQFKMQELLSYAKKTGFDLGVNKQLMIEVSGLCLGPPRLPVMPCPHAHALSIAQKYHSIFPED, from the exons ATGTCAGACATGGCTCCCGCTGTTAATAAAAAGCTAACAGGACTGGTTGCAGCCACCTTTACTCCATTCACCACAGAAGG TGAAATCAACCTGTCAGAGATTGGACCTTATATTGACTACTTGACAGAGAAGCAAGGTGTAAATAGCATATTTG TGAATGGCACCACCGGAGAGAGCATGTCTCTCAGTGTTGCAGAGAGGAAGATTCTGGCCAAGGAGTGGTGTCAGAAAGCCAAGGGCAA AATGAATCAGGTGGTTGTGCATGTCGGCTGCATGAGTCTTAAAGATTCTCAGGAACTG GCTCGCCATGCAGCACAGGTCGGGGCTGATGGGATAGCAGTCATTGCCCCCTCCTTCTTCAAGCCCAGCACTGCAG GTGTGTTGAGGTCGTTCCTCCAGGAAGTGGCTTCAGTTGCCTCAACCCTGCCCTTTTATTACTATCACATTCCAGCTGTCACCGGGGTTGAAG tgCTGGTGAGAGATGTGTTGGAAGATATTGAGAAGCTCATTCCCTCCTTCGGAGGTGTGAAGTTCTCTGGGAGTGACCTGATGGACTTTGGCCTGTGTGTCAGCTACAGTCGGCCTCATTGGTCAGTCGTCTACGGCATGGACGAG CAACTGCTTGCAGCTCTGGCTATGGGAGCCCATGGAGCAGTTGGCAG CACATACAACTATGTCGGATGTCATGTCAACAAGCTCATTTCAGCATTTGAGAAAGGCGACCTTATCCAAGCCAGGACAATACAG TTCAAGATGCAAGAGCTTCTCAGTTATGCCAAGAAAACTG GCTTTGATCTGGGCGTGAACAAGCAGCTGATGATTGAGGTGTCAGGCTTGTGTCTGGGACCCCCTCGACTCCCTGTGATGCCGTGTCCTCATGCTCATGCTCTGTCCATCGCGCAGAAATACCACAGCATTTTCCCTGAAGACTGA
- the edem3 gene encoding ER degradation-enhancing alpha-mannosidase-like protein 3, whose protein sequence is MPAVLFFLFMLLGALCSHGQAMSREEKHRLRNQVVEMFDHAYQNYMDHAYPADELMPLTCRGRVRGLEPSRGDIDDALGKFSLTLIDTLDTLVLLNKTTEFEAAVRRVLSDVRLDNDIVVSVFETNIRVLGGLLGGHSMAVMLKEGGQHMLWYQDELLHMAKDLGLRLLPAFNTSSGLPYPRVNLKYGVRGPETRTGTETDTCTACAGTIILEFAALSRFTGDPVFEAHARRALDFLWEKRQRNSNLVGTTINIHSGEWVRRDSGVGAGIDSYYEYLLKAYILLGDDLFLQRFNIHYASIMKYISQPPLLLDVHIHKPLLPARTWMDSLLAFFPGLQVLKGDIRPAIETHEMLYQVTKKHNFLPEAFTTDFRVHWAQHPLRPEFAESTYFLYKATGDPYYLEAGRTILDNLNRFARVPCGFAAMKDVRTGSHEDRMDSFFLAEMFKYLFLLFADAEDLPFDVEDYVFTTEAHLLPLSLSTAPHASSIPSNRTSEEELDDSNFDWTCPNTRLLFPDPAFPRNLREPIRSAVDKSCPRPAAYREPGMGRPPLRAQDFMANNPEHLELLRRMGVSLIHLKDGRVQLVQHATQAVSAVAAEDGVRFMQEMMELSSQQQKEQLPPRAIQIVSHPFFGRVVLTAGPAQFGTDLSKSSTGVRGFVTVAEPYSGCSEITNAEYVQGHIALLQRGQCMFAEKARHIQKAGAIGGIVIDDNEGSSSDTAPLFQMAGDGRNTDDVTLPLLFLFHKEGNILLEALKEYREVEVLLSDKARDRAAIFKGKPLPGSLIEGSVDVQEAEEDCLTEATTPTSFEPIGQSQMSTLELDELAPEEVTPSQEEVSPVDEDTSPAEQHRPPEEEASLTEAEYDLAQPKEERDSEEPEGDTDSSSQSVDELLADWREDLEAFQQMEKDEL, encoded by the exons ATGCCAGCTGTACTGTTCTTCTTATTCATGCTGCTTGGAGCATTATGCAGCCATGGACAGGCCATGTCACGAGAGGAGAAGCACAGGTTGAG GAACCAAGTGGTTGAGATGTTTGACCATGCATATCAGAATTATATG gACCATGCATACCCAGCAGATGAGCTGATGCCACTGACATGCAGAGGAAGAGTACGTGGGCTTGAACCCAGTCGAGGTGACATAGATGACGCTCTGGGAAA GTTCTCTCTGACCCTCATAGACACTCTGGATACTCTGGTG CTTTTGAATAAGACGACAGAGTTTGAAGCTGCAGTGAGGAGAGTGCTGTCAGATGTGAGGCTGGACAACGACATCGTGGTGTCAGTCTTCGAAACCAACATTCGAGTCCTTGG aggtcTGTTGGGAGGGCACTCCATGGCTGTGATGCTGAAGGAGGGAGGTCAACACATGCTGTGGTACCAGGATGAGCTCCTGCATATGGCCAAAGACCTGGGCCTCCGATTGCTGCCAGCCTTCAACACCAGCAGTGGCCTGCCTTATCCCAGG GTGAACTTAAAATATGGGGTCAGGGGTCCTGAAACGAGAAcaggcacagagacagacacctGTACTGCGTGTGCAGGAACCATCATCCTGGAGTTTGCTGCCTTAAGTCGCTTCACTGGAGATCCTGTGTTTGAG GCGCATGCCCGGAGAGCCCTGGACTTTCTGtgggagaagagacagagaaacagcaaTCTGGTGGGAACCACCATCAACATCCACTCTGGAGAGTGGGTCCGTAGgg ACAGTGGAGTAGGAGCGGGAATTGATTCATACTATGAGTATCTGCTAAAGGCCTACATCCTCTTGGGAGACGACCTGTTTCTGCAGCGGTTCAATAtt CACTATGCATCTATAATGAAATACATTAGCCAGCCACCGCTGCTGCTGGATGTCCACATCCACAAACCTCTGCTTCCCGCTCGCACCTGGATGGACTCTCTGCTGGCCTTCTTCCCTGGACTGCAG GTGTTGAAGGGAGATATCCGTCCTGCCATCGAGACTCATGAGATGTTGTATCAAGTTacaaagaaacacaacttcCTCCCAGAG GCCTTCACTACTGATTTCAGGGTACACTGGGCGCAACATCCCCTGAGGCCTGAGTTTGCGGAGAGCACCTATTTCCTTTACAAG GCCACAGGAGACCCGTATTACCTGGAGGCAGGTCGCACCATCCTGGACAACCTCAACCGCTTTGCTCGTGTCCCCTGCGGCTTCGCTGCAATGAAGGACGTACGCACTGGGAGCCACGAGGACAG AATGGACTCGTTCTTCCTCGCTGAGATGTTCAAATACCTCTTCCTGCTGTTTGCTGATGCGGAGGACTTGCCATTTGATGTGGAGGACTATGTCTTCACAACCGAGGCACACCTGCTGCCTCTGTCCCTCTCCACAGCCCCCCACGCGTCATCTATTCCCTCCAACAGAACG tcagaggaggagctggacgaCTCTAACTTTGACTGGACCTGCCCCAACACTCGCCTCCTGTTTCCTGACCCGGCCTTCCCTCGTAACCTGAGAGAACCGATCCGTAGTGCTGTGGACAAGAGCTGCCCCCGTCCTGCTGCTTACCG gGAACCCGGTATGGGCCGTCCTCCTCTGAGGGCTCAGGACTTCATGGCAAACAACCCTGAACATCTGGAGCTGCTGAGGAGAATGGGAGTCAGTCTCATCCACCTAAAAGACGGCAGGGTGCAGCTGGTCCAGCATGCTACACAG GCGGTGAGTGCGGTAGCGGCAGAGGACGGCGTGCGTTTCATGCAGGAGATGATGGAGCTGTCCAGccagcagcagaaagagcagCTGCCTCCCAGAGCCATTCAGATCGTTTCACATCCATTCTTTGGCAGGGTTGTGCTGACTGCCGGTCCAGCACAGTTTGGCACAGACCTGTCTAAAAGTTCCACAGGG GTACGAGGCTTTGTGACTGTAGCTGAACCCTACAGTGGCTGTTCTGAGATCACCAACGCTGAGTATGTCCAGGGCCACATCGCTCTGCTTCAGAGGGGTCAGTGTATGTTTGCAGAGAAGGCCCGACACATCCAGAAGGCTGGCGCCATTGGAGGCATAGTCATCG ATGACAACGAGGGCAGCAGCAGCGACACAGCCCCCCTGTTTCAGATGGCGGGGGACGGCCGCAACACTGATGACGTCACCTTgccactcctcttcctctttcacaaGGAGGGCAACATCCTGTTGGAGGCGCTGAAGGAGTacagggaggtggaggtgctgCTGAGCGACAAAGCCAGAGACAGAG CAGCCATATTCAAAGGTAAACCTCTTCCTGGCAGCCTGATTGAGGGCA GTGTGGACGTGCAAGAAGCGGAGGAAGACTGCTTAACTGAGGCAACAACTCCCACCTCATTTGAACCTATTGGCCAATCGCAAATGAGCACGTTGGAGCTAGACGAATTGGCTCCCGAGGAGGTGACTCCATCACAGGAGGAAGTCAGTCCTGTAGATGAAGACACTAGTCCTGCAGAGCAACACAGACCACCGGAAGAGGAAGCTAGTCTTACAGAGGCAGAGTATGATTTGGCACAGcccaaagaggagagagactcTGAGGAGCCCGAGGGCGACACAGACTCGAGCAGCCAGTCAGTGGATGAGCTGCTGGCTGATTGGCGGGAAGACTTGGAGGCGTTCCAGCAGATGGAGAAGGATGAGCTCTGA